The sequence GTGGCACTCAACGAGCTCCTCAAGTGGGAGGCCTTCAGGGAATCCTTAAGGCTTTACTGGTCGTGGATTATCGGGCTGAAGGAGACGGTGAAGGCGAGGATTGGCCGTTAGTGGTCTTTGGTTTTTTTGTTTATTACATTACATATTGGGTGGGATTTATGGTGAATGACGGAAAGAAAAGGCCTGGCAAGGATTTGGAGGACTTCGAAAGGCCTGCCCCTACCGGATGAAGTTGCTAATCTTGGTCATCCTTTCAAAAACTCATCCAGGCTAACCTGTCCCTTCCGTTTCCTCTCCTTTGCGAGCTTCTCCTCAATCTTCCTCAGCGTCTTCCAGTTTCTCCTCACAATCGGCGGGAAATCGCCGTGTTGCCTGTAATACTCCTCCAGAAATGTCCTCGTCCTCGGGTCGCTCGGGTAACCACTCCCGATTTCGCCGTATTCCTCCTTCAGCTTCTCGATTTCCCTGTCCCTTGTAACCTTAGCCACTATGGAGGAGGCCGAGACAACGGGAAAAAGCGCATCGGCGCGGTGCTTCGCCACGATTTCGGCCTCAAAGTTCAGCCTCGCCTTCAGCTCACGGGCAAAGCGCTCCTCGTCAACGTCCGCGGCATCGGCGTAGACAACGTCCGGTTTAACCTTCAGGGAGTTCAAAGCCTTGGCGAAGTTCTCAACCTCGAACTCGTTAAGAGTTCCCTCTCTGGAGCTTATCTCCTCCGGCGAAAGTATTAAAACGGCGTAGTCATCTGCAAGGCTTAAAATATCGTCGAAGAGCCTCTCCCTCCTTTTTGGGGTCAGCTTTTTTGAGTCCTTGACGCCGAGTTCTTCAAGCTTCGGGATTTTTCTTTCATCAACGACAACCGTCGCTATCACCATCGGACCTATAACAGGCCCCCTGCCGGCCTCGTCTATTCCAGCTATTCTTCTTCCCAAGGTTTCACCTCCTGAAGAGGAGCGCGCCATAGATTACGCCGAGCATTATCGTTGCTATACCGCTCGGGGGGATTGCCGTGTAATAAGCTAGTACTATCGAGGATAGCTGAATCACTAGCGTTAGAGCTAAGCTAACCGCCAGCACTTTCCTCAAATCGGAACTCACCATGAGGGCTATTGCCCCCGGAAGAACGGCTACAACCTGAAGGGTTATCAAACCGACTGTCTGGACTATAAGCGCGCCTATCGCTCCTACAAGGACGTAGAGAATCATGAGGTAGGCCCTCGCGTTTCCACCGTAGCTCTCCATTCCCTCTGGGTCGAAGCTAAGGTAAAGGAAGTCGCGGTAGAGGAAGAGGAGGACGAAGAAAATTAGGGCACCGCCGAGGATTAGAACTGCGAGGTTGTTCATCGTTATGAGGAATATGTCACCCGTAAGGTAGGAAACGATGTTCTCCGTCAGGGGGAAGTAGGGCCTGCTCGCCATAACCTTGTAGAGGATTCCGAAGCCGAGAACCGTTAGGCCAGCCACGAAGCTCGCCACGATTCCGACTGCCGAATCCGGGGTAAAGCCGAGTTTTTCAAGCTGGGCGATGATTAGAACGATTGTAATCGTGACGATAAGCGCCACGAGGGTAACGAGGGCGTAGCTGTTGAAAATCAGGGCCAGAATCATTCCTAGAACGGCTCCAAAGAGGAGCGCGTGAAAGAGAGCATGAGTCAAAAACGCCAGCCCCTTGGTGTTTATCAGCGGGCTTAGAAGACCCAGCAGAACACTGACCATTATGCTCGCGAGGATTGCCCTGAGGATGAACTCCGGAATCACAGGCCACCACCCCTGTTTTCTCTGTGGATGTGGAAGTCGCCCGTTATGCAGTAGAGCTTCCCGCCGACAGGAATTACTTTGGCCATCGGGCCGTAGACCGACTTGATAACTTCATCTATCAGGACTTCCTCCGGTTTTCCGAAGGCTATGAGGCGTTTGTTAATCAGCATCACCAGGTCGCCTATCTCGAGGAGCGGGTTGATGTCGTGGGTGGTTATAATCATCGTGACGTTTCTCTCCGACTTTATCTTGCTGAGAACATTTGTAACTTCGGCTCTCGCGCTCGGGTCCAAAGCCGAGAGGGGCTCATCGAGAAGGAGTAGCTTTGGGTCGCTCATCAAAGCCCTCGCGAGGAGGACCCTCTGCTTCTGACCGCCCGATAACTCCCGGAAGAGTCTGTCTTTAACGTGGCTTAAACCGACGAAGGCCAGGACTTCCTCCGCCTTCCTGAGAATTTCCTCAGGGATTTTGAAGTGAACGAATCCCCTCCGGTAAAGCCCGCCCATGGCGACGACTTCCAGAGCCGTTAAAGGAACGCGCTCGTTGAGGGAACTGCTCTGGGGAACGTAGCCGATTAAACTCCTAGCATTACAGGGCTTTTTTCCAAAGACGAGGAGCTTCCCCGAGTATTCGCGGTGAAAACAGGCTATCGTTTTGAGTAGCGTTGTCTTCCCGGCACCGTTTGGGCCGAGAAGGAGGAGGGTTCTTCCCTCATCTAGGCCAAACGTTACGTCGCTCAAGGCCGGCTTTCCATCGTAGAAT is a genomic window of Thermococcus sp. containing:
- a CDS encoding metal ABC transporter ATP-binding protein, giving the protein MKAVEAEDLTIFYDGKPALSDVTFGLDEGRTLLLLGPNGAGKTTLLKTIACFHREYSGKLLVFGKKPCNARSLIGYVPQSSSLNERVPLTALEVVAMGGLYRRGFVHFKIPEEILRKAEEVLAFVGLSHVKDRLFRELSGGQKQRVLLARALMSDPKLLLLDEPLSALDPSARAEVTNVLSKIKSERNVTMIITTHDINPLLEIGDLVMLINKRLIAFGKPEEVLIDEVIKSVYGPMAKVIPVGGKLYCITGDFHIHRENRGGGL
- a CDS encoding metal ABC transporter permease, which translates into the protein MIPEFILRAILASIMVSVLLGLLSPLINTKGLAFLTHALFHALLFGAVLGMILALIFNSYALVTLVALIVTITIVLIIAQLEKLGFTPDSAVGIVASFVAGLTVLGFGILYKVMASRPYFPLTENIVSYLTGDIFLITMNNLAVLILGGALIFFVLLFLYRDFLYLSFDPEGMESYGGNARAYLMILYVLVGAIGALIVQTVGLITLQVVAVLPGAIALMVSSDLRKVLAVSLALTLVIQLSSIVLAYYTAIPPSGIATIMLGVIYGALLFRR
- the rnhB gene encoding ribonuclease HII: MARSSSGGETLGRRIAGIDEAGRGPVIGPMVIATVVVDERKIPKLEELGVKDSKKLTPKRRERLFDDILSLADDYAVLILSPEEISSREGTLNEFEVENFAKALNSLKVKPDVVYADAADVDEERFARELKARLNFEAEIVAKHRADALFPVVSASSIVAKVTRDREIEKLKEEYGEIGSGYPSDPRTRTFLEEYYRQHGDFPPIVRRNWKTLRKIEEKLAKERKRKGQVSLDEFLKG